A single genomic interval of Brevundimonas diminuta harbors:
- a CDS encoding APC family permease: MTTEPQATQADRGHLLRVLGVTFGVAVVVGGVIGQGILRTPGVVAEGVQNPTIIIALWCIAGLVAWIDAMSTVELAASIRKTGGPYIFARRAFGSLTGLAVGVCDWLGNMGGIAFIAVVFGEYLHRLGVATSVPIGVLALLIVVVVGSVQWLGTKVGGRSQEIGSAVKATLFTVLIIGLFLAPRGAPVATEIAPATAAALTFGGIVMALRAISGTYYGWNSASYFCEEVVDPGRTIARATFSGIAVVTVIYVLANLAYLNVLTPAEMAGSNLVAADAAGRVFGDVAGPIVTAISLVSLVTIINAMVMVFPRVLFAMAREYQVSALTRVAANGTPRLALIATVLAGGLLATIGVYETLLTFSTSLLALMSVLVNAAVIVLRVREPNLERPWKMPLYPLPAIVALAINTTLFVIFVVEDPLTAGKAFGMLAVLIGLAWLLVRRKRAAA; this comes from the coding sequence ATGACGACGGAACCTCAGGCGACCCAAGCGGATCGCGGCCATCTGCTGCGCGTCCTGGGCGTGACGTTCGGCGTCGCCGTCGTGGTCGGCGGCGTCATCGGTCAGGGCATATTGCGCACGCCGGGCGTGGTCGCCGAGGGGGTTCAGAACCCCACGATCATCATCGCCCTGTGGTGCATCGCGGGTCTGGTCGCCTGGATTGACGCCATGTCGACCGTCGAATTGGCCGCCTCGATCCGCAAGACGGGCGGCCCCTATATCTTCGCCCGTCGCGCCTTTGGGTCGTTGACCGGCCTCGCCGTCGGCGTTTGCGACTGGCTGGGCAATATGGGCGGCATCGCCTTCATCGCCGTGGTCTTCGGCGAATATCTGCATCGGTTGGGCGTCGCGACCAGCGTGCCCATCGGCGTCCTCGCCCTCCTCATCGTGGTCGTGGTGGGCAGCGTGCAATGGCTGGGCACCAAGGTCGGCGGTCGGTCGCAGGAGATCGGCAGCGCGGTCAAGGCGACCCTGTTCACCGTGCTGATCATCGGCCTGTTCCTGGCGCCGCGCGGCGCGCCCGTCGCGACCGAGATCGCGCCGGCGACGGCGGCGGCGCTGACCTTCGGCGGGATCGTCATGGCCCTGCGGGCGATCTCTGGAACCTATTACGGCTGGAACAGCGCCTCCTATTTCTGCGAGGAGGTCGTCGATCCGGGCCGGACCATCGCGCGGGCCACCTTTTCGGGCATCGCCGTGGTGACGGTGATCTATGTGCTGGCCAACCTGGCCTATCTGAACGTCCTGACGCCGGCCGAGATGGCCGGCTCGAACCTCGTCGCGGCGGATGCGGCCGGTCGAGTGTTCGGCGATGTCGCCGGCCCCATTGTCACGGCCATCTCGCTGGTGTCGCTGGTGACGATCATCAATGCGATGGTGATGGTGTTCCCGCGCGTCCTGTTCGCCATGGCGCGCGAGTATCAGGTCTCGGCCCTGACCCGGGTCGCCGCCAACGGCACGCCGCGTCTGGCCTTGATCGCCACCGTGCTGGCCGGCGGGCTGCTGGCCACCATCGGCGTCTATGAGACCCTGCTGACCTTCTCGACGTCGCTGCTGGCGCTGATGAGCGTGCTGGTGAACGCCGCCGTCATCGTGCTGCGCGTGCGCGAGCCCAATCTGGAACGGCCCTGGAAGATGCCGCTCTATCCCCTGCCGGCCATCGTCGCCCTGGCGATCAATACGACCCTGTTCGTGATCTTCGTGGTCGAGGATCCTTTGACGGCTGGAAAGGCCTTCGGAATGCTGGCGGTCCTGATCGGCCTAGCCTGGCTGCTGGTCCGGCGAAAGCGCGCCGCCGCCTGA
- a CDS encoding DUF1134 domain-containing protein, which translates to MHRRQLILSGLATAAGASSLGACASAPPRDPNYPIRSDQTAQAYSFDELVSAGSRELGIAAEVVGGAIERVFADQGDRPTAYIAGEEGSGAVVVGARYGRGALHMKDLSASQEVFWQGASVGWDWGGNASRVFTLVYGLYHPDMIYRRYPGIEGSAYLVAGLGVNYQRADGIVLAPIRTGVGLRLGANVGTMSYSRQRNLLPF; encoded by the coding sequence ATGCATCGCCGCCAACTGATCCTTTCGGGCCTCGCCACCGCCGCCGGCGCCTCGTCGCTGGGCGCCTGCGCCTCGGCGCCGCCGCGCGATCCCAACTATCCGATCCGCTCGGACCAGACGGCCCAGGCCTACAGCTTCGATGAACTGGTTTCGGCCGGCTCGCGCGAGCTGGGCATCGCGGCCGAGGTCGTGGGCGGCGCGATCGAGCGCGTCTTCGCCGACCAGGGCGACCGCCCGACCGCCTATATCGCAGGCGAGGAAGGCTCCGGCGCCGTCGTCGTCGGCGCCCGCTACGGCCGCGGCGCCCTGCACATGAAGGACCTGTCGGCCTCCCAGGAAGTGTTCTGGCAGGGCGCGTCGGTGGGTTGGGACTGGGGCGGCAACGCCAGCCGCGTCTTCACCCTGGTCTATGGCCTGTACCACCCCGACATGATCTATCGCCGCTATCCCGGCATCGAGGGCTCAGCCTATCTGGTCGCGGGCCTGGGCGTGAACTATCAGCGCGCCGACGGCATCGTCCTGGCGCCGATCCGCACCGGCGTCGGCCTGCGCCTGGGCGCCAACGTCGGCACCATGAGCTACAGCCGCCAGCGGAACTTGCTGCCGTTCTAA
- a CDS encoding SDR family NAD(P)-dependent oxidoreductase: MPIASPPLDLLVFGGGYLGRAAALEAIQRGGRATATSRDPERRRALAADGIMAIDPGDTAALKTALEAATAVLITAAPDAQGCPGLRALGPLAGDAWPDWIGYVSSTSVYGDRAGGWVFEDGPLNAANLEGARRVRAERDWLDGAQGMGLTVQIFRLPGFYGPGRSVVERLREGTAKLVRKPGQVFNRIHVDDIVSGLFASMARPRPGAAYNLTDDEPSPADVVMEWAADRMGLPRPPQVDWTDDSVSEAMRRFYLDSKRVSNALAKAELGWRPAYPSWREGLATLMDAPPPLRLVS; this comes from the coding sequence ATGCCTATCGCCTCCCCTCCCCTCGATCTGCTGGTCTTCGGCGGCGGCTATCTGGGACGGGCGGCGGCGCTGGAGGCCATACAGCGCGGCGGACGCGCGACCGCTACGTCGCGCGATCCCGAGCGGCGCCGCGCCCTGGCGGCCGACGGAATCATGGCCATTGATCCCGGCGATACGGCGGCCCTCAAAACGGCGCTGGAGGCGGCGACGGCCGTGCTGATCACCGCCGCGCCGGACGCTCAGGGTTGCCCGGGTCTGCGGGCCCTGGGGCCATTGGCGGGCGACGCCTGGCCCGACTGGATCGGTTATGTCTCCTCCACCTCCGTCTATGGCGACCGGGCCGGCGGATGGGTGTTCGAGGACGGGCCGCTGAACGCCGCCAATCTGGAGGGCGCACGCCGCGTCCGGGCCGAGCGCGACTGGCTGGATGGGGCGCAGGGGATGGGGCTGACGGTCCAGATCTTCCGCCTGCCCGGTTTTTACGGACCGGGGCGCAGCGTGGTCGAGCGGCTGAGGGAAGGCACGGCTAAACTGGTCAGAAAGCCCGGCCAGGTCTTCAACCGCATCCATGTGGACGACATCGTCTCGGGCCTGTTCGCCTCGATGGCGCGGCCGCGTCCGGGAGCGGCCTACAATCTGACCGACGACGAACCGTCGCCCGCCGATGTGGTGATGGAATGGGCGGCGGATCGGATGGGCCTGCCCCGCCCGCCCCAGGTCGACTGGACCGACGACAGCGTCAGCGAGGCGATGCGCCGCTTCTATCTGGATTCAAAACGCGTCTCGAACGCGCTGGCCAAGGCCGAACTGGGCTGGCGGCCCGCCTATCCCAGCTGGCGCGAGGGGCTGGCGACGCTGATGGACGCGCCGCCGCCGCTGCGATTGGTTAGCTAG